The Candidatus Methylomirabilota bacterium genome includes a window with the following:
- a CDS encoding acyl-CoA dehydrogenase family protein: protein MSELGTLLADMVTRLFTDLVTKESLEAAEQGTWPDRLWQALEEGGLTLPLVPEAGGGAGGTWADAYVVVRAAGRHAAPVPLAETIVAGWLLAGAGLEVPHGPLTLAPVRPDDRLRLSRAGGSWRLSGTATRVPWGKAAGHVVIVSEADGRPLVALVPADAARATADRNLALEPRDTLVFADTPVAAA from the coding sequence ATGAGCGAGCTCGGAACGCTGCTGGCCGATATGGTCACCCGGCTCTTCACCGACCTGGTGACGAAGGAGTCGCTGGAGGCCGCCGAGCAGGGAACCTGGCCGGACCGCCTCTGGCAGGCGCTGGAGGAAGGCGGGCTCACGCTGCCGCTCGTTCCCGAAGCGGGCGGCGGCGCCGGCGGGACCTGGGCCGATGCTTACGTGGTGGTGCGGGCGGCCGGCCGTCACGCGGCGCCCGTGCCGCTGGCCGAGACCATCGTGGCCGGGTGGCTTCTGGCCGGCGCCGGCCTGGAGGTGCCGCACGGCCCGCTCACGCTCGCGCCGGTGAGGCCTGACGATCGCCTGCGCCTGAGCCGCGCCGGCGGGAGCTGGCGGCTCAGCGGCACGGCCACCCGTGTGCCCTGGGGGAAGGCCGCCGGCCATGTCGTGATCGTGAGCGAGGCCGACGGGCGCCCGCTCGTCGCCCTGGTGCCGGCCGACGCCGCCCGCGCCACCGCCGATCGCAACCTCGCGCTGGAGCCCCGGGACACCCTCGTCTTCGCGGACACGCCGGTCGCCGCCGCC